A single region of the Candidatus Melainabacteria bacterium genome encodes:
- a CDS encoding methyltransferase domain-containing protein has product MVESQTWLRIITCFSWGGAKMKSEQQVSNVETNQREYCCTACGGFSAITILRGVDGPVHQNLLYSSYDQAIACKTGRLHLVACRQCGFVFNEKFDSNLLDYCQDYENSQDKSGHFSEHMRSVAGLLVDRNSLRGKRFLEIGCGKGSFLKLIVDIAGGKGKGFDPSYVNEYDDVSGLSFVRDFFPGNEEWWNPDQIICRHVLEHIAQPYEFVSMIRQAIPNRQNLHLYFEVPSFEWICDNLAFWDVFYEHCNYFTAGSIASLMQRCGFAVERIESVFSGQYLSVHLSVSDLPVADLPVADLPQAGSIATINASNSGLEHTTLPTLYDDFSRDFTDKLEAMRKQVLALKAANKSMAVWGAAAKGSTFLNQLSLVPEIVSTVVDINPRKQGKYVAGTGQLICAPEHLQSNPCDVVFIMNPNYYNEIRQQLQEMNLRPEFVVI; this is encoded by the coding sequence ATGGTGGAAAGCCAAACTTGGCTCCGAATCATCACCTGCTTTTCATGGGGTGGTGCCAAAATGAAAAGTGAACAGCAAGTTTCCAATGTCGAGACCAATCAGAGAGAGTATTGCTGCACTGCATGTGGTGGTTTCTCTGCAATAACTATTTTGCGGGGCGTCGACGGACCTGTGCACCAAAACCTGCTTTACTCCAGTTATGACCAGGCAATCGCATGTAAAACGGGAAGGCTGCATCTTGTCGCATGCCGACAATGCGGTTTTGTTTTTAATGAGAAGTTTGACAGCAATTTGCTCGATTATTGCCAAGATTATGAGAATTCACAAGATAAATCCGGACATTTTTCAGAGCATATGCGCTCTGTGGCAGGTTTGTTAGTCGATCGCAATTCACTGCGTGGAAAACGATTCTTGGAAATAGGCTGCGGTAAGGGCAGTTTTCTCAAGTTGATCGTCGACATCGCCGGTGGCAAAGGCAAAGGCTTTGATCCAAGCTATGTCAACGAGTACGATGATGTATCCGGGCTTTCTTTCGTTCGTGATTTCTTTCCTGGTAACGAGGAGTGGTGGAACCCAGATCAGATTATTTGCCGACATGTTCTTGAGCACATTGCGCAGCCATACGAATTCGTATCGATGATTCGTCAGGCAATTCCCAATCGACAGAATCTTCATCTCTATTTTGAAGTGCCAAGTTTTGAGTGGATTTGCGATAACCTCGCCTTTTGGGATGTTTTTTATGAGCACTGTAACTACTTTACGGCAGGGTCGATTGCGAGCCTGATGCAGCGATGTGGTTTTGCTGTGGAGCGGATTGAATCAGTTTTTTCCGGGCAATATTTGAGTGTGCATTTGTCTGTGTCCGATTTACCTGTTGCTGACTTACCTGTAGCCGATTTACCTCAAGCGGGCTCAATTGCGACAATTAATGCTTCGAATAGCGGGTTAGAACACACAACACTCCCAACCCTATACGATGATTTTTCTAGAGATTTTACGGACAAGTTAGAAGCAATGCGCAAGCAGGTGCTCGCATTGAAAGCCGCCAACAAGTCCATGGCAGTCTGGGGTGCAGCGGCTAAGGGCTCTACGTTTCTGAATCAGCTGAGCCTGGTCCCCGAAATAGTTTCTACCGTTGTTGACATAAACCCCAGAAAGCAGGGCAAATATGTGGCCGGAACGGGGCAGTTGATATGTGCGCCCGAACATTTGCAAAGTAATCCCTGCGATGTGGTTTTTATTATGAATCCAAACTATTACAACGAAATTCGTCAGCAACTACAAGAAATGAATCTAAGGCCTGAGTTTGTTGTCATCTGA
- a CDS encoding NAD(P)-dependent oxidoreductase, with protein sequence MKVLVTGANGFIGREVTERLCQRGYEVHAVARNPIEISGAVWHRVDLMDDLAVSRLLSDLKPSHLMHLAWTTEPGKFWSSLDNHHWERATRGLFDLFAGNGGRRFVGAGSVAEYVWNENPCCESVTESEPDTLYGKAKLATFRYIHERARESGIADAWGRIFWLYGPHEHPLRLIPHVVTGILQGRTVDCSSGEQRRDFMHVYDVAEAFVRLIESDVVGPINVASGSAVAVKDIIAHIADVLDGRHLIRLGAIASDRVESEIVRADVSRLSTELLFAPQHSLEDGLNATIAWWKAKLGSESSPAFHGVVPK encoded by the coding sequence ATGAAAGTTCTGGTTACTGGTGCGAATGGTTTCATCGGGCGAGAGGTGACTGAACGACTCTGTCAGCGCGGTTATGAAGTTCATGCCGTCGCTAGAAACCCTATCGAAATTTCTGGTGCTGTATGGCATAGGGTTGACTTGATGGATGACCTGGCTGTGAGCCGTTTGCTCTCTGATCTCAAACCATCCCATCTGATGCATTTAGCCTGGACGACGGAACCTGGCAAGTTTTGGAGTTCTTTAGATAATCACCACTGGGAACGGGCGACTAGAGGACTCTTCGATCTATTCGCCGGTAATGGTGGAAGACGTTTCGTCGGCGCCGGTTCCGTCGCTGAGTACGTTTGGAATGAAAACCCATGTTGTGAATCAGTGACAGAATCGGAGCCTGACACACTGTACGGAAAGGCGAAGCTGGCGACTTTCAGGTATATTCACGAACGTGCTCGGGAGTCAGGTATTGCTGATGCGTGGGGGCGAATATTTTGGCTGTATGGACCGCACGAGCATCCACTGCGATTGATTCCCCATGTTGTTACCGGCATTTTGCAAGGGCGAACTGTTGACTGCTCCAGCGGAGAGCAACGCCGAGATTTCATGCACGTCTATGACGTGGCCGAAGCTTTTGTTAGATTGATCGAATCAGATGTTGTCGGACCGATAAACGTTGCTTCTGGCAGCGCAGTGGCTGTTAAGGATATTATCGCGCACATCGCTGACGTGTTGGATGGTCGGCATTTGATTCGCTTGGGTGCCATTGCTAGTGATCGTGTTGAGTCGGAAATCGTTCGTGCCGATGTTTCTCGATTAAGTACTGAGTTGCTATTTGCACCGCAGCATTCGCTTGAAGATGGTCTGAACGCTACCATTGCATGGTGGAAAGCCAAACTTGGCTCCGAATCATCACCTGCTTTTCATGGGGTGGTGCCAAAATGA
- a CDS encoding class I SAM-dependent methyltransferase: protein MASAFSTDPTRAVLLKFALRCPNGAPVTTPTRPETEVPRSHSHLTSCRICAGQELPVILSLGETPLANSLLKAEQLDQPEPRYALELAMCPTCSLVQIKETVAPELLFRNYLYFTSFSETMLRHAQELSREVVTAKKLGAESLVVEIASNDGYLLQYYKALNVPVIGIEPAKNVAEVSVGKGIETITEFFNAELASSLVSAGKKADVIHANNVLAHVADLHGVVSGISVLLKEDGVAIIEVPYLKDMIDGTEFDTIYHEHLCYYSLSSLAVLFRQHNLYVNDVKRIPLHGGSLQLFIGKNDNPSQSVKDLMASEIDWGMRELNFYKDFATQIETLKAKLTELLDKLKTEGKSIAAYGASAKGSTLLNSFNIGKQYLDFIVDRSSAKQGYYSPGTHLPILSPEVLLERQPDYLLLLTWNFADEIMQQQELYRSRGGKFIVPIPRLNVV, encoded by the coding sequence ATGGCTTCGGCTTTTTCTACTGACCCGACCAGGGCAGTTTTGCTAAAATTCGCACTTCGATGCCCGAATGGAGCACCCGTGACGACTCCGACCCGCCCAGAAACTGAAGTACCGCGCTCTCACTCGCATCTAACGAGCTGCCGCATATGTGCCGGACAAGAGCTGCCCGTCATTCTGTCGCTTGGCGAGACGCCCCTGGCTAATTCACTTCTGAAGGCAGAACAGCTTGACCAACCGGAGCCCCGCTACGCTCTGGAGCTGGCGATGTGTCCGACGTGTTCGCTGGTCCAGATAAAAGAGACTGTAGCACCTGAACTTTTATTCAGAAACTATCTCTATTTCACTTCATTTTCAGAAACAATGCTTCGCCACGCCCAGGAATTGAGTCGAGAGGTGGTGACGGCTAAGAAACTCGGAGCGGAAAGTCTTGTTGTCGAAATCGCCAGCAATGATGGCTATCTACTGCAATATTACAAAGCGCTAAACGTGCCGGTCATTGGAATCGAGCCAGCCAAGAACGTTGCCGAAGTCTCGGTCGGCAAGGGAATTGAGACGATTACAGAATTTTTCAACGCCGAGTTGGCATCGAGTCTGGTTTCGGCTGGCAAGAAAGCCGACGTCATTCATGCTAACAACGTGCTTGCTCACGTTGCTGATTTGCATGGCGTGGTGAGCGGAATTTCCGTCCTACTTAAGGAAGACGGCGTTGCCATCATTGAAGTGCCCTACCTGAAGGACATGATCGACGGCACCGAATTCGATACCATATACCACGAGCACCTTTGCTATTACTCACTCTCATCACTTGCAGTTCTCTTCAGGCAGCATAACCTTTACGTCAATGACGTCAAAAGAATCCCCCTGCACGGCGGCTCACTTCAGCTTTTCATTGGGAAGAATGACAATCCAAGCCAATCAGTCAAAGATTTGATGGCAAGCGAAATTGATTGGGGCATGCGCGAACTTAATTTCTACAAGGATTTCGCTACCCAAATTGAGACTCTCAAAGCCAAATTGACGGAGCTTCTCGACAAACTGAAAACCGAGGGCAAGTCGATAGCCGCTTATGGAGCGTCAGCAAAAGGAAGCACGCTTCTGAACAGCTTCAACATCGGCAAACAATATCTGGACTTCATCGTCGATAGAAGCAGTGCAAAGCAAGGCTACTACAGTCCAGGCACGCACCTTCCAATTTTGTCGCCGGAAGTATTATTGGAGCGCCAACCGGATTACCTGCTCTTATTAACATGGAATTTCGCCGACGAAATCATGCAACAACAAGAGCTTTATCGCAGCAGGGGCGGAAAGTTCATCGTGCCCATTCCCAGACTGAACGTAGTTTAG
- a CDS encoding glycosyltransferase family 2 protein — translation MPHATIAEVGRASLMAEKVYSIVIPTRERHDVLQYSLRTALALPQQNVEIVVMDNCSSPETYELVKQYDDSRIKYHRSDVRLSMSENWELGLSKVTGDYVFFLGDDDGIMPDAIQLAMRIHQWYPDKILAWKPIVWMWPTTIVEPYRNVLHMHISKKVELRDSKESLRKLYSYENNFHESPGVYNAIVPMSFMRKFCADHGKYFFSPVPDIYSGIVNSYFTENHIYSYRPLSVWGLSKHSTGVSYSFSHLASSSVDQFHSENKKLWDAPVDETLVPSRLTEVIMADTKIKTKKHFFPGDKSIELNMLGVVRSMCEAATRYTSGTEQIVAEIESIARKNAVPIDQFTIPTEFPGPQTLVNNYSMDAGRDLISFSCYTNENLYPTIDKLVQHVASMSVNVDSLYVQDNTHKTSAETPDTAVPNVEPRKGFLKSFGDLLKTKS, via the coding sequence ATGCCGCATGCGACAATTGCCGAGGTTGGAAGGGCGAGTTTGATGGCTGAAAAAGTTTATTCCATAGTTATCCCGACGCGGGAGCGGCACGATGTGCTGCAGTATTCGCTGCGAACTGCACTGGCTCTGCCTCAGCAGAACGTCGAAATTGTAGTAATGGATAACTGCAGTTCTCCGGAGACGTATGAACTGGTTAAGCAATACGACGACTCGCGCATCAAATATCACCGTTCAGACGTTCGACTTTCGATGTCTGAAAACTGGGAGCTGGGGCTCAGCAAGGTAACTGGTGACTACGTCTTTTTTCTCGGTGATGACGATGGAATCATGCCCGATGCCATACAGTTGGCAATGCGCATTCATCAGTGGTATCCCGATAAGATTCTGGCATGGAAGCCGATTGTATGGATGTGGCCAACGACGATCGTAGAACCTTATCGCAATGTGCTGCACATGCACATCTCTAAGAAAGTGGAGTTGCGTGATTCGAAAGAGAGTTTGCGAAAACTCTACTCGTACGAAAACAATTTCCATGAGTCACCGGGTGTGTACAACGCCATTGTGCCGATGTCGTTCATGCGCAAGTTCTGCGCCGATCACGGCAAATATTTCTTTAGCCCGGTTCCTGATATTTATTCTGGAATAGTCAATTCATACTTCACTGAGAATCATATCTACTCGTACAGACCGCTCTCGGTATGGGGCTTATCGAAGCATAGCACAGGGGTTTCTTACTCATTCAGTCATCTGGCGAGTAGCTCGGTGGATCAGTTCCACAGCGAAAACAAAAAGCTCTGGGATGCACCTGTTGATGAAACTCTGGTTCCAAGCCGTTTAACAGAAGTGATCATGGCCGACACTAAAATCAAGACTAAGAAGCATTTCTTTCCCGGCGATAAGTCGATCGAATTGAATATGCTTGGTGTTGTACGTAGCATGTGTGAGGCGGCGACGCGTTATACTAGCGGCACAGAGCAAATTGTCGCCGAGATTGAATCTATCGCCAGGAAAAACGCTGTTCCCATCGACCAGTTCACAATCCCCACTGAATTTCCGGGACCACAGACGCTGGTGAATAACTATTCGATGGATGCCGGGCGAGATTTGATCAGCTTTTCTTGTTATACGAATGAGAACCTTTATCCAACAATTGATAAACTGGTTCAACATGTAGCTTCGATGAGCGTGAATGTAGATTCTTTATACGTTCAGGACAACACTCACAAGACCAGTGCTGAAACGCCCGATACCGCTGTACCGAATGTCGAGCCACGCAAAGGTTTTCTCAAGTCTTTCGGCGACTTGCTCAAGACGAAATCTTGA
- a CDS encoding glycosyltransferase — protein sequence MKALIVSAAFPPLRTGGADFVHRLASELTSRAVDVTIITSEGAFLHDDRIRLERVDERWNWRVVQKCAALVRKYKPDVVDIVFTGWMYHDHPAITFLPDMIKKSSPSVRVVVHIESLGGIRREHSNFARSASRFAASVLAGRRALSYEYGTLLRDSDAVITLSERDRAELIKRHEEVGTKSATISPPPIMPVTPPLSERDRRIGRTRLGLKNDSDLLLSFYGYIYPGKGLELLFEVVKRLSMQERNVKLMIVGDVPEQYVLDREGKPDYLYDLKSLAHKLGIYERLIWSEYAPYGSTEPSSRLRLSDVCVFPFTNGLNQHNSSFWFAAAHGLPIVATRSDSTENLFVDKQNVIFAVPGDVSDLVAKIDWLSKDNALKNSIGGAAESLATKTFSWDVAVNRTLEIFKGS from the coding sequence ATGAAGGCGCTTATTGTATCTGCAGCATTTCCGCCACTTCGCACAGGCGGCGCAGATTTTGTTCATCGACTGGCTTCCGAGCTAACCTCCCGCGCCGTGGATGTCACGATAATTACGTCGGAAGGCGCTTTTTTGCATGACGATAGAATTCGTCTCGAGCGGGTCGATGAGCGTTGGAACTGGCGAGTTGTGCAGAAATGCGCTGCACTGGTGCGTAAGTACAAACCAGATGTCGTCGATATTGTTTTTACAGGCTGGATGTATCACGACCACCCGGCCATTACTTTCTTGCCGGACATGATCAAGAAGAGCTCACCGTCCGTGCGTGTGGTGGTTCACATTGAGTCATTAGGCGGTATCAGGCGCGAGCACAGCAATTTCGCCCGGTCCGCTTCTCGGTTCGCTGCCAGCGTTCTGGCTGGACGCCGTGCGCTCTCTTATGAATACGGTACGCTTTTGCGCGATAGCGATGCTGTCATTACTTTGAGTGAACGAGACAGAGCTGAGCTGATCAAACGTCACGAGGAAGTTGGCACAAAGTCAGCCACCATTTCGCCACCGCCCATAATGCCTGTTACCCCCCCGTTGTCTGAGAGAGATAGGCGTATAGGGCGAACGCGACTTGGGCTGAAAAACGATAGTGATTTGCTTTTGAGCTTTTATGGATACATTTATCCAGGCAAGGGTCTGGAGCTTCTGTTCGAGGTCGTGAAACGACTTTCCATGCAAGAACGCAACGTTAAGTTGATGATTGTAGGAGATGTGCCCGAGCAGTATGTTCTGGACCGCGAGGGCAAACCTGATTACTTATACGACTTGAAAAGTCTCGCCCATAAGCTTGGAATTTACGAGCGTCTGATCTGGTCAGAATATGCGCCCTATGGAAGCACAGAGCCGAGTAGCAGGCTGCGCTTGTCGGATGTCTGCGTGTTTCCATTCACAAATGGCCTTAACCAGCATAATAGTTCATTCTGGTTCGCTGCGGCGCACGGCTTGCCGATTGTAGCTACAAGGAGTGATTCGACTGAAAACCTCTTCGTGGATAAGCAGAATGTCATTTTTGCGGTTCCAGGTGATGTTTCCGACTTAGTCGCGAAGATTGATTGGCTTAGTAAAGACAATGCATTGAAGAATTCTATCGGTGGTGCGGCAGAAAGCCTTGCCACAAAGACGTTCTCCTGGGACGTTGCGGTGAATCGAACCCTCGAAATATTTAAGGGCTCTTAA
- a CDS encoding FkbM family methyltransferase produces the protein MRQLMSNGIVERIKSVKDHILSSLETLKSGQEDIRSRQADLRSQIDVLNAQMHDLAREAKTIEQQHHEQIFGELVPASDRFSYPDGLEDYRRSNPEVALLQYLRSYLPSPNAIDIGANVGDVSAMLLSAGYRVFAFEPMPETFERLRERFEQVQSGFKSFPIAVGAKDGVTSFYALEVPDQELSKTMEPDLSVYSTTVKHAVPEGMNYSEPIDVTVRSLKSLHGSGELPADISILKIDTEGGDLEVIRGMGTAKYAVIVSEFWDAEHYFSNGEFGLMQDTVAHLRARGYNWHIVIYRPAGTAYVEPRFYCNLDQSVRGSWGNAIFFRDYDVFKEALKWCSSMLRANSSFRI, from the coding sequence ATGCGGCAGCTCATGAGCAACGGAATAGTTGAGAGAATAAAGAGCGTCAAGGATCACATTCTTTCCTCTCTCGAAACACTAAAGAGCGGTCAAGAAGACATTCGCAGCAGGCAGGCCGACTTGCGCAGTCAAATTGACGTATTGAACGCCCAAATGCACGACCTCGCCAGAGAGGCGAAGACAATCGAGCAGCAACATCACGAACAAATTTTTGGTGAGCTTGTGCCTGCCAGCGATCGCTTCTCGTACCCTGACGGTCTGGAGGATTATCGTCGCAGCAACCCTGAAGTCGCTCTCCTGCAGTATCTGCGGTCTTATTTGCCCAGTCCTAATGCTATAGACATTGGTGCTAATGTTGGTGATGTCAGCGCTATGCTCCTCTCTGCCGGATACCGTGTATTTGCTTTCGAGCCTATGCCGGAGACTTTCGAGCGCTTGCGCGAAAGATTTGAGCAAGTTCAAAGCGGCTTTAAGTCATTTCCTATCGCCGTGGGCGCCAAAGACGGTGTCACATCTTTTTATGCGCTGGAAGTGCCTGACCAGGAGCTCAGCAAAACAATGGAGCCGGATTTGAGTGTTTATAGCACCACGGTTAAGCATGCTGTGCCTGAAGGCATGAACTATTCTGAGCCAATAGACGTAACAGTGCGTTCGCTCAAGAGCTTGCACGGCAGCGGAGAGTTGCCTGCTGATATCAGTATATTGAAAATTGATACCGAAGGCGGTGACCTGGAAGTAATTAGAGGAATGGGCACGGCAAAATATGCTGTGATCGTCTCCGAGTTCTGGGATGCTGAGCACTATTTTTCAAACGGCGAGTTCGGTCTTATGCAGGACACTGTCGCCCACCTGCGGGCTCGTGGCTACAACTGGCACATTGTTATTTACAGACCGGCGGGCACTGCTTACGTCGAGCCTCGGTTCTACTGCAACCTCGATCAGTCTGTGAGAGGATCTTGGGGTAATGCTATTTTCTTTCGAGATTACGATGTTTTCAAGGAAGCCCTAAAATGGTGTTCTTCAATGCTCCGAGCGAATAGTTCATTCCGAATCTAG
- a CDS encoding glycosyltransferase — MTNNAPVVAKSTCQFSSTTPKVTIVTPSYNQGGFIERTILSVIEQDYPNLQYIVLDSLSKDNTHEILERYRSRISIVVEEKDKGQADAINRGFAMGDGEVLAYLNSDDCYAAPDTVSKAIKHLVENPDVDVVYGKRYYIDVNGYFFLSYPFRPFNAEQLVQACYLPQECCFWTKSIYEKAGSRVNESYQFAMDYELWLRFLKHGAKFESVDTVFGYFRWYTGQKSTEEWQSTGLPEIAKLQKEYFGTNTSPEIMSDIFMEHYSTVNKSTDVERFSFYEKLWFEEVKLKQALFRYAPLDHWVFRRPVSKDAAAHEQRNS, encoded by the coding sequence ATGACCAATAACGCTCCGGTTGTTGCGAAGTCGACCTGTCAATTCAGCTCTACAACGCCGAAAGTGACCATAGTTACGCCTTCCTACAACCAGGGTGGCTTCATTGAACGGACCATTTTAAGTGTTATCGAGCAGGATTATCCTAACCTGCAATACATAGTTCTGGACTCTCTTTCCAAGGACAACACGCATGAGATTCTGGAGCGATATCGGTCCAGAATTTCGATCGTCGTCGAAGAAAAGGATAAGGGTCAGGCCGATGCTATTAATAGAGGCTTTGCCATGGGAGATGGTGAGGTTCTTGCGTACTTGAATTCCGACGATTGTTATGCTGCACCAGATACAGTATCAAAAGCGATCAAGCATCTGGTCGAAAATCCGGATGTGGATGTGGTTTACGGTAAGCGATATTACATAGACGTGAACGGCTATTTTTTTCTCTCCTACCCGTTTCGTCCATTTAACGCTGAGCAACTCGTGCAGGCTTGTTATCTGCCCCAGGAGTGTTGTTTCTGGACTAAGTCAATTTACGAGAAGGCCGGCTCCCGAGTGAATGAGTCGTATCAGTTTGCGATGGATTATGAATTATGGTTGAGGTTTCTCAAGCACGGAGCCAAGTTCGAGTCTGTCGACACTGTGTTCGGTTACTTCAGGTGGTACACAGGTCAGAAAAGTACTGAAGAGTGGCAGTCAACAGGACTGCCTGAAATTGCCAAGTTGCAAAAAGAATATTTTGGAACGAATACATCTCCAGAGATAATGTCGGATATATTTATGGAGCATTACTCGACAGTAAATAAGTCGACTGATGTCGAGCGTTTTTCCTTTTACGAAAAGCTCTGGTTCGAAGAAGTGAAGCTGAAGCAGGCGCTTTTCAGGTACGCACCTCTCGATCATTGGGTTTTTCGAAGACCCGTAAGTAAGGATGCGGCAGCTCATGAGCAACGGAATAGTTGA
- a CDS encoding GDP-L-fucose synthase — translation MSKYEKVIVTGGAGFLGQNVVNELKQRGYNNIVVPRSRDYDLTEQQQVRRLIADAKPNLIIHLAAVVGGIGANRENPGKYFYDNLMMGVMLIEESRRAGVEKIVSVGTICSYPKFTPVPFKEEDLWIGYPEETNAPYGLAKKMLLVQSQAYRDQYGFNGVYLMPVNLYGPGDNFDHASSHVIPALIRKCLEAKAANSPTVELWGDGSPTREFLYVTDAARGIVTAAEEYNDSEPVNLGSGWEVTIKDLAEQIAKLVKYEGKIVWDTTKPNGQPRRRLDTTRAEKLFGFKAEMSLADGLEKTINWYLSQSPQLVSTSK, via the coding sequence ATGAGCAAGTACGAAAAAGTTATTGTCACAGGCGGCGCCGGTTTTCTCGGACAAAATGTCGTCAACGAACTGAAACAGCGCGGCTACAACAATATTGTTGTGCCGCGTAGTCGCGATTACGACTTGACCGAGCAGCAGCAAGTGCGCCGGTTGATAGCCGACGCCAAGCCAAATCTGATCATTCATCTGGCCGCTGTTGTGGGCGGAATCGGCGCTAACCGCGAGAATCCGGGCAAATATTTCTACGACAACTTGATGATGGGTGTCATGCTCATCGAGGAGTCACGTCGCGCAGGTGTCGAAAAAATTGTCTCCGTGGGAACGATCTGCTCTTATCCTAAATTCACTCCGGTGCCGTTCAAAGAGGAAGACCTCTGGATTGGTTATCCCGAGGAAACAAACGCTCCCTACGGTTTAGCCAAGAAGATGCTGCTCGTGCAATCGCAAGCTTATCGCGACCAGTATGGTTTCAACGGCGTTTATTTGATGCCGGTCAATTTGTATGGACCGGGCGATAATTTCGACCACGCCAGCTCTCATGTTATTCCTGCATTGATTCGCAAATGCCTGGAAGCAAAAGCCGCAAATTCGCCAACAGTCGAGCTCTGGGGCGATGGCTCGCCTACTCGCGAATTCTTATATGTTACAGATGCAGCTCGTGGCATCGTCACTGCTGCGGAAGAGTACAACGATAGTGAACCTGTGAATCTCGGCTCTGGCTGGGAAGTAACGATCAAAGATCTGGCGGAACAAATCGCCAAATTGGTCAAGTATGAAGGCAAAATCGTTTGGGATACAACAAAGCCGAACGGTCAACCACGTCGCCGCCTTGATACGACAAGAGCCGAAAAGCTGTTCGGGTTCAAGGCTGAGATGTCGCTTGCTGATGGACTCGAAAAAACGATTAACTGGTATCTCAGTCAGTCACCACAGCTGGTATCAACCTCGAAGTAG
- a CDS encoding nucleotidyltransferase family protein — MEGIKVSRAVILAGGKGERLRPYTEDRPKCMIPVLGNPLLSFQLRLLSSYGFNHITICCGYLNEVLQDHFGDGTKYGVKINYLVEETPLGRGGALRRALENMPVSNDPVLAMNGDLLTNLNLGELIAFHKQHHPAATIVSVPLRSPYGILEVTGDSQVSGFTEKPELPFWINAGIYLLNPNILTELPTLGDHEELTFPKLAKQGDLRVFKTRAFWRTIDTVKDLTETRNEFEQLLFGAFLQSVPVI; from the coding sequence ATGGAGGGAATCAAAGTGAGCCGTGCGGTAATCCTGGCGGGTGGAAAAGGCGAAAGACTGCGCCCCTATACCGAAGACAGACCTAAGTGCATGATTCCCGTGCTTGGCAACCCCTTGCTTAGCTTCCAGCTTCGCCTTCTCAGCTCATACGGTTTCAACCACATCACAATTTGCTGTGGTTATCTAAACGAAGTGCTCCAGGATCATTTTGGTGACGGCACTAAATATGGTGTCAAGATCAATTACCTGGTCGAAGAAACTCCACTTGGCCGGGGCGGTGCCTTGCGTCGCGCTCTGGAGAACATGCCTGTCTCCAACGACCCTGTGCTCGCCATGAACGGCGACCTGCTCACAAACTTGAATCTGGGTGAGCTTATTGCTTTCCACAAGCAGCATCATCCAGCTGCAACCATCGTCTCTGTGCCCTTACGCAGCCCCTACGGTATTCTCGAAGTGACCGGAGACTCGCAAGTATCCGGTTTTACCGAAAAGCCTGAGCTGCCATTCTGGATCAACGCCGGCATCTATCTGCTCAATCCAAACATTCTTACCGAGCTGCCCACCCTTGGTGATCATGAAGAGCTGACCTTCCCAAAACTGGCGAAGCAAGGCGATCTGCGTGTCTTCAAAACACGAGCCTTCTGGAGAACAATCGATACAGTTAAGGACTTGACCGAAACCAGAAACGAATTCGAACAACTTCTGTTCGGTGCGTTCTTGCAGTCGGTGCCTGTTATTTAG